From Streptomyces sp. TLI_053, a single genomic window includes:
- a CDS encoding ScbA/BarX family gamma-butyrolactone biosynthesis protein yields the protein MNTTTTDTGIDTGIDRAPSAPVPASLAQLHRAREADAFPVSWARTGDDHYAVVARWPDTHPYFVPVHGHRFDPLLVTETMRQATLLVLHAGYGVPLGHHFLLTELQFSCQSDRLAIEDGPAEVEVQVVCSELKWAQGHVSHLKVDMVVHRAGSAVATGSILGRIVGPETYRRIRGDRGVPGFEVPGTPPVTAGLVGRSNPEDVLLSSTPQDRLWQLRVDTGHPVLFQGEKDHVPGMLLLEAARQAAELATPSQPFVPSSRRMTFQRYAEFGTPCWIEADALATSRAGTTGITVTGSQDGSAVFRAELSADLPAC from the coding sequence ATGAACACGACGACGACCGACACGGGAATCGACACCGGAATCGACCGGGCGCCCAGCGCGCCGGTTCCCGCATCGCTGGCTCAGCTGCACCGCGCCAGGGAGGCCGACGCCTTCCCGGTCAGCTGGGCACGGACCGGGGACGACCACTACGCGGTGGTCGCCAGGTGGCCCGACACGCACCCGTACTTCGTACCGGTGCACGGGCACCGCTTCGATCCACTGCTCGTCACCGAGACCATGCGTCAGGCCACCCTGCTCGTACTGCACGCCGGGTACGGCGTTCCCCTGGGCCACCACTTCCTCCTGACGGAGCTGCAGTTCTCCTGCCAATCGGACCGGCTCGCCATCGAGGACGGCCCGGCGGAGGTGGAGGTGCAGGTGGTCTGCTCGGAGCTGAAGTGGGCCCAGGGGCACGTCTCCCATCTCAAGGTCGACATGGTCGTCCACCGGGCCGGGTCGGCCGTGGCCACGGGCTCCATCCTGGGGCGGATCGTCGGCCCGGAGACCTACCGCCGGATACGGGGCGACCGAGGCGTCCCGGGATTCGAGGTCCCGGGGACACCTCCGGTGACCGCCGGGCTCGTCGGCCGGTCGAACCCGGAGGACGTCCTGCTCTCGTCCACCCCGCAGGACCGGCTGTGGCAGCTGCGGGTCGACACCGGGCACCCGGTCCTGTTCCAGGGCGAGAAGGACCACGTCCCCGGGATGCTGCTGCTCGAGGCAGCCAGGCAGGCCGCCGAACTGGCCACGCCCTCCCAGCCGTTCGTCCCCTCCTCGAGACGCATGACCTTCCAGCGCTACGCGGAGTTCGGCACCCCCTGCTGGATAGAAGCCGACGCACTGGCCACTTCGCGCGCCGGAACCACCGGCATCACCGTCACGGGGAGCCAGGACGGCAGTGCGGTGTTCCGCGCCGAGCTCTCCGCGGACCTTCCCGCCTGCTGA